From the Synechococcus sp. Nb3U1 genome, the window GCTACAACGACCTTTATACCCGCCTGTTGGCTCGCGGCTACGGGGATCCACGCCCACCGATTGAAGTGGAATACGAGCTGCTGCAGGAAATCCTCAAAGAGTACGGGGATCCCGTGGATCGGTTTTGGGATCCTGAGGCCTTCAAAAGCTTACTCAATCGACCCCGTCCGCCTTTACAAGCTCAGGTGATCGCCCCCCGCATCGTCTACTTAGCGGTACCGGATCTCACCCCTGCCACCGCTCAGCAGATTCGCCAAACCCTCTATACCCAAGACTATAGCCGCGGCATCCTTCTCGATCTACGGGGATCCGTGGGCTATGACCCCCAGGTGGTGGCAGATGTGGCCCGTCTATTTTTGCCCCGTTCCATCCATCCTCTGCTGATCACCGAAGACCGCTTTGGGGAGTCTACCGCTTGGAATAGCGAAAATCTGCCGATTGCGGCGGGGATCCCATTGGCTGTGCTGGTGGATGGCAATACTCGCCAGGGTGCTACCCTCTTGGCCGCCCAACTCGGATCCAGCGGCAACACCATTGTTCTGGGCCAACCCACCCAGGGTAGCGAACGGCAAACCCAATTCTTCGCCCTTCCTTCCGGTGCAGCGGTGGAATTGGCCGTTGCCAATTGGAAAACAGGGGATGGCCGCTCGTTGGAGCAAGGCTTGGTTCCTCTACAGACGGTGAATGGGGAGGGCACCCTCTGGTTGAATGCTGGAGTTGAAGCGCTGGCTGTGCCGCCCCGCCGCCCCACCCCACCCCCCCGACCCACGGTCTTTTTGCAGGAGGGTCGCGTCGGTCGCTTTGAGCTGGGTATGGATACCCGCAATGTGGATACCCATTTGCTGGGGAATGTCGATCAAATTTCAGCAGAATCTCGGGCGAATGTATTTCAGCCCAACAGCGATTTGAAACTGTTTTATCTGCAAGACTACATCCTTTTTACCTACCGTCACCCCGGTATTATCGATAGCTTCTTTGCCAACCGCATCTACACCACCCATCCAGAGGCCATGACCAGCGAAGGGATCCGCATCGGCTCTACTTATACAGAAGTCACGGAAGTGTATGGTAAACCGGGCGAGAATGGTTACAACGAGATCGTCCCCTATCCCAAAGGTAGCCGTGAATATCTGCGGGATGACCGCTACTATGTCAATTATGATGCCTTGGGTTTAGCCTTCGCCTTTGAAGTGGGATCCAACCGAGTCAGTGCCATCGGTCTGTTCAAGCCAGGGAATTAAATCTCCAACTTGAGGTCGAGTCTATCTCTCAACTCTCAAGCGAGCCCAGCCTCAGCAAAGCCGGGGATCCCTTGCCCTCCAGCAAAACTGACTACAATCCAGTTAGATTGACTGCTTGTCCTGAATGCAAATTGATATTCGCCCAGTGGAAGACTCGGATAGTGATGCTTTGCTCCACATCTTAGAAGTGGTCTTTGCGGAATATCCGGGCTGTGTATTGAATATAGAGGAAGTTCCAGAGCTACTTCAGCCGGCCATTGCTTTTGCGGAAATGGGCGGTTGCCTCTGGGTGGCACAACAGCAGGAGCAGGTGGTGGGGTGTGTGGGGATTGTCCCAACCGAAAGGGCAGAGCGCATGGAATTAAAAAAGCTCTATACGCTGCCGGCAGTGCGGGGCCAAGGTTTGGGGCGGCGGTTAATTGAACAGGTGGAAGCAGAAGCCCGACGCCGCTATGCCCACTCTCTCCATCTGTGGACAGACACCCGATTCACCACGGCCCATCGAGTCTATGAACGGCTAGGCTATACACGCTTGCCCGAAACCCGCGAGCTATGTGACCGCAGCCACTCCGTGGAATATCACTACGAAAAGCGCCTCTGTTAAGGATCCTGCCCTTGAACTGTGATGTGGTGGTGATTGGCTGTGGAGTGGTGGGCTGTGCCATTGCCTATGAGCTGGCGGTGGCTGGCCTATCGGTGATTGGGGTTGAGGCCGGGGATCTTGCCGCAGGCTCTACGGGAGCCGCCCTGGGGATATTGGTGGGCATTTCTAGCCAGCAAGTGAGTGGAGATGGGGTGGAGTTACGCCTGAAAAGCCTGGAGCGGTTTGATCCTCTCATTGCCCGCTTGGAAGAAGACCTAGGTCGGGACTTACCCGTGAATCGGTGCGGTATTCTCAAACTCCTCAAACTCGGTGAGGCAGACGATTGGCAAGAGACCCTGGCAGCTCGTCAACAAGCGGGTTACCGACTACAGCTCTTAAGCCCCGCCGAAGTGGGATCCCTGCAACCGGGCCTCCGCGCCGACTTGGCCGGGGCTATTTACTCCCCTCAGGATCGGCAAATCCAGCCCAAGCTCCTGACTCAGGCCCTGTTGGAAGCGGCCCAACGCAAGGGAGCCCGGTTCTTCTTTCATCAGCCCGTGCAAAGGGTTAAGCGCAGCCCGGATCCCCCTTTTCGTCTCCAGGCGGTCTACACTCCAGATCTCACCTTCTCAGCTGGGCAGGTGATCCTCGCTGCCGGTTTGGGGAGTTCCCCTCTGGCGGATGAGCTGGATCTACGGGTGCCGCTACAGGCGGTGAAAGGACAAGCGCTGCGGGTCAAAGCCCCTAATCTCCTGCTAGGGCCAGTGATCACCGACGAAGATTTGCATTTGGTTCCCTTGGGGGATGGATCCCTGTGGGTGGGCGCAACGGTGGAGTTTCATGCCCCTCATCCCGACCCAACGCTGCAGACGCTACAAGATTTGCTCACCCGTGCCATCACCCTCTGCCCCGCTTTAGCCGAAGCCACACTGGTAGACCAATGGGCAGGCTATCGGCCCCGACCGACAAGACAACGGGCCCCCATTCTTGGCTTTGCCCCTCCCTACACCAACCTCCTCATCGCCACTGGCCATTATCGCAATGGGGTGTTGCTGGCTCCCATTACTGCTGCCGTTATGCGGGACTTGGTACTAAAAGGGGAAACGGAGTTGTGCGATTTGAAAGCATTTGCCCCGAAGCAAAGAGAAGGGTCAACCCACCTTTGAGCTGACATCCATGGGTCAGAGTCCTTCCCCATGCCTTGGTCTCAACAATAGGACTGAGTTCGGTTATATCGAGCTCAGAAACTCCTGCATGAAGGGCAAGACCTGTTCGGAATGAAAGGCGGGGATGGCGTGACTGGCTCCTGGCAAGATCTTGAGCTGGGCCCCAGGGATCCGCTCCGCATAGGTTTGGCAGTGCCAGAGGGGAATC encodes:
- a CDS encoding GNAT family N-acetyltransferase, with the protein product MQIDIRPVEDSDSDALLHILEVVFAEYPGCVLNIEEVPELLQPAIAFAEMGGCLWVAQQQEQVVGCVGIVPTERAERMELKKLYTLPAVRGQGLGRRLIEQVEAEARRRYAHSLHLWTDTRFTTAHRVYERLGYTRLPETRELCDRSHSVEYHYEKRLC
- a CDS encoding S41 family peptidase encodes the protein MTGFAATSRHWCKRTIGVWGILTVVGGILPSTVAGQSALPPVPVVPSLGEPNDPVLAPFPEPVPLAEPGIPTAPTDAAPLPPREPVGLDLRHLVSLFINESLDAGSQIAAVSYNDLYTRLLARGYGDPRPPIEVEYELLQEILKEYGDPVDRFWDPEAFKSLLNRPRPPLQAQVIAPRIVYLAVPDLTPATAQQIRQTLYTQDYSRGILLDLRGSVGYDPQVVADVARLFLPRSIHPLLITEDRFGESTAWNSENLPIAAGIPLAVLVDGNTRQGATLLAAQLGSSGNTIVLGQPTQGSERQTQFFALPSGAAVELAVANWKTGDGRSLEQGLVPLQTVNGEGTLWLNAGVEALAVPPRRPTPPPRPTVFLQEGRVGRFELGMDTRNVDTHLLGNVDQISAESRANVFQPNSDLKLFYLQDYILFTYRHPGIIDSFFANRIYTTHPEAMTSEGIRIGSTYTEVTEVYGKPGENGYNEIVPYPKGSREYLRDDRYYVNYDALGLAFAFEVGSNRVSAIGLFKPGN
- a CDS encoding NAD(P)/FAD-dependent oxidoreductase, with translation MNCDVVVIGCGVVGCAIAYELAVAGLSVIGVEAGDLAAGSTGAALGILVGISSQQVSGDGVELRLKSLERFDPLIARLEEDLGRDLPVNRCGILKLLKLGEADDWQETLAARQQAGYRLQLLSPAEVGSLQPGLRADLAGAIYSPQDRQIQPKLLTQALLEAAQRKGARFFFHQPVQRVKRSPDPPFRLQAVYTPDLTFSAGQVILAAGLGSSPLADELDLRVPLQAVKGQALRVKAPNLLLGPVITDEDLHLVPLGDGSLWVGATVEFHAPHPDPTLQTLQDLLTRAITLCPALAEATLVDQWAGYRPRPTRQRAPILGFAPPYTNLLIATGHYRNGVLLAPITAAVMRDLVLKGETELCDLKAFAPKQREGSTHL